In the genome of Coregonus clupeaformis isolate EN_2021a chromosome 11, ASM2061545v1, whole genome shotgun sequence, one region contains:
- the LOC121545309 gene encoding E3 ubiquitin-protein ligase RNF114 isoform X2 translates to MNTPSCPERNNRSPKLTAEREEMAMLGSFSSAQQKKNVSGGDRDVTEFVCPVCLEIFDSPVTTHCGHTFCQSCLQACLRPQKPVCAVCRAALGHWAKATDLDALLHTSVAACKGCGAQVGLSQMRGHTAGCSKYQEYIEEGVRTTAQTQPNIIGPVSNPFTFSCPYCNCSPLSLQPCVQPLHLLLPLL, encoded by the exons atgaatacacccagtTGTCCTGAACGCAACAATAGGTCCCCCAAATTGACAGCTGAGAGAGAAGAAATGGCGATGCTAGGATCCTTTAGCTCTGCACAGCAGAAGAAAAATGTTTCTGGAGGCGACAGGGACGTGACAGAGTTCGTCTGCCCGGTTTGTCTGGAGATTTTTGATAGCCCTGTCACTACACACTGTGGACATAC gtTTTGTCAAAGTTGTCTGCAGGCGTGCCTGAGGCCCCAAAAGCCAGTGTGTGCTGTGTGCAGGGCAGCACTGGGCCACTGGGCCAAGGCCACTGATCTAGATGCCCTCCTACACACCTCAGTGGCAGCCTGCAAGGGCTGTGGAGcacag GTGGGCCTGTCCCAGATGAGAGGCCACACGGCAGGCTGCTCCAAGTACCAGGAGTACATTGAGGAGGGGGTCAGGACCACTGCCCAGACCCAGCCTAACATTAtcgg cCCTGTGTCCAACCCCTTCACCTTCTCCTGCCCCTACTGTAACtgttcccctctgtctctccagcCCTGTGTCCAACCCCTTCACCTTCTCCTGCCCCTACTGTAA